Proteins encoded within one genomic window of Flavobacterium gilvum:
- a CDS encoding glycosyltransferase family protein, whose amino-acid sequence MNLDSENKTILIAPLNWGLGHATRCIPIIKALQENNFTPIVASDGIALELLRKEFPYLKMLELPSYQIEYAKNGKNFKWKLIKNLPKMIEAIREEKNIITKWIRKYGIDGIISDNRLGVFSDKIPSVFITHQLNVMTGNTTWITSKLHQKIIKKYNVCWIPDVDETLNLTGKLGHLENNSLNLSYLGPLSRMHKMPLPLQYDLMIVLSGPEPQRGLLETHLTEEIKRFEGKVVFIKGIIEKEQKKEQIGNVTYYNFMKTRQLEQTFNESKKVLCRSGYTTIMDLVKLNKKAFFIPTPGQYEQIYLAEKLQNDGLVPYATQENFRIEDLSKIEDFKGLPAIESTVNWEELFKIF is encoded by the coding sequence ATGAATTTAGACTCCGAAAATAAAACCATTTTGATAGCCCCGCTAAATTGGGGATTGGGACATGCTACCCGATGTATTCCTATTATCAAAGCATTACAGGAAAATAATTTTACTCCAATTGTAGCTTCAGATGGGATTGCCCTTGAATTGCTTCGGAAAGAATTCCCGTATTTGAAGATGCTCGAGCTACCTTCTTATCAAATTGAATATGCCAAAAACGGAAAAAATTTTAAATGGAAATTGATAAAAAACCTTCCAAAAATGATTGAAGCCATTCGGGAAGAAAAAAATATCATCACCAAGTGGATTCGGAAATACGGAATTGACGGAATCATATCCGACAATCGCCTGGGGGTTTTCAGTGACAAAATCCCTTCGGTGTTTATCACGCACCAACTCAATGTAATGACAGGAAACACAACTTGGATTACAAGTAAACTCCATCAAAAAATCATCAAAAAATACAATGTCTGTTGGATACCCGATGTCGATGAAACACTAAACCTGACCGGAAAACTGGGACATCTGGAAAACAACTCTCTCAATTTAAGTTATCTGGGACCGTTGAGCCGTATGCACAAAATGCCTCTTCCACTACAGTATGACCTGATGATTGTTTTGTCTGGTCCCGAACCTCAACGCGGATTATTGGAAACCCATCTTACCGAAGAAATAAAACGATTTGAAGGAAAAGTCGTTTTTATAAAAGGAATTATCGAAAAAGAACAAAAAAAGGAACAGATTGGCAATGTAACTTATTACAATTTCATGAAAACCCGCCAGCTGGAACAAACCTTCAACGAGAGTAAAAAAGTGCTTTGTCGCTCTGGTTACACTACCATTATGGACTTGGTAAAACTCAACAAAAAAGCCTTTTTCATTCCCACTCCCGGTCAGTACGAACAAATCTATCTTGCCGAAAAATTGCAAAATGACGGTTTGGTTCCTTACGCCACTCAGGAAAACTTCAGGATTGAGGATTTGTCTAAAATAGAAGATTTCAAAGGGCTGCCGGCAATAGAATCGACTGTAAATTGGGAGGAATTGTTTAAAATTTTTTAA